One region of Amphiprion ocellaris isolate individual 3 ecotype Okinawa chromosome 9, ASM2253959v1, whole genome shotgun sequence genomic DNA includes:
- the ino80c gene encoding INO80 complex subunit C, with the protein MASQIPITVRTQPTAALRGKKRPGSPAVTGAPQPAGSNKKKKPAATPTTQTQVFHQVAAVETVAEVKPMGSADGGPNTTTESTVKPPPFKDHTFMHSGIGGAAAGKKNRTWKNLKQILALERTLPWKLNDPNYYNIDAPPSLKPAKKYSDISGLPANYTDPQTKLRFTSSEEFSYIRLLPTDVVTGYLALRKATCIVP; encoded by the exons ATGGCTTCTCAAATCCCCATTACCGTCAGGACCCAGCCGACGGCCGCTCTCCGGGGGAAGAAACGTCCCGGTAGTCCGGCGGTGACCGGGGCTCCGCAGCCCGCCGGGagcaacaagaagaagaagccgGCAGCGACACCGACAACACAGACCCAG GTGTTTCATCAGGTAGCAGCAGTGGAGACGGTGGCTGAGGTAAAGCCGATGGGATCAGCTGACGGTGGTCCAAACACCACCACAGAGTCCACGGTGAAGCCTCCACCATTCAAAGACCACACATTCATG CACTCTGGCattggtggagcagcagcaggcaaAAAGAACAGGACCTGGAAGAATCTCAAACAGATTCTGGCTCTGGAGCGGACTTTACCCTGGAAGCTCAACGATCCCAACT atTACAACATTGATGCTCCTCCCTCCCTGAAACCAGCCAAAAAGTACTCAGACATCTCTGGACTGCCT GCCAACTACACAGACCCTCAGACGAAGCTACGCTTCACATCTTCTGAGGAGTTCTCTTACATCCGTCTCCTCCCCACCGATGTTGTCACCGGCTACCTGGCCCTTCGCAAGGCAACATGCATCGTACCCTGA